A section of the Primulina eburnea isolate SZY01 chromosome 1, ASM2296580v1, whole genome shotgun sequence genome encodes:
- the LOC140837473 gene encoding probable serine/threonine-protein kinase SIS8 isoform X3, with protein sequence MKKFLKKLHIGSNHSEDAEGSSSSSKGSNRLLDVSPTEKSENNPFSAISGWLNSVTHRRSSSPPSYSDVPRIERRVETFDSVDSSSLDAALDAVRHDSEFGNSRDPDVEEEYQIQLALELSAREDPEAVQIEAVKQISLGSCPPENTPAEVAAYRYWNYNALSYDDKILDGFFDLHGILVGSTSSRIPSLIDLQGMPVSEDTHWEAILVNRAADTKLLSFEQQALDMAFKLKPDSVNFVTLSMVQNLATSVSDYMGGPVSDPDKMLTAWRNHSYSLKANQGSMVIPLGSLTIGLARHRALLFKILADSLDIPCCLVKGQEFTGSDEVAMNIIKIGGREYIVDLMADPGTLIPSDALGAHIDRKGIFHVASSSGGVTSSLQDQPEFSAMHEISNFGENDFTEKESMDRGDILSLDVKGKQMKSREGKHGGADRSKIPFAVETGQEVHSRTNHPFPHARSPSWTEGISSPAAQQMKVNDVSQLMVDATKDNPMLAQKLHDVLLESGVVAPQNLFTQMYPEKLDFPPVDIEPVTQEKDKKVIGEKHRTKGYNILDPAFLPPLPHHGYRSRGTLDKPLDHQSNLKEAFGHCASSEYEVDLSKYKNNVPVAAAAAAAAAVASSMVVAVANANNDPKLQLPVATAATVTAAAVVATTAAVSKQYEILEMGIHSPDSPVAIFKSVECIRSEGDANATASEEGSGKQEHEGRLTSEGERISDRSVGNESSKSDSTLDDVADFEIPWEDITLGERIGLGSYGEVYRGDWHGTEVAVKRFLDQDKIGESLEEFKSEVLLMKRMRHPNVVLFMGAVTRPPNLSIVTEFIPRGSLYRLIHRPNNQLDERRRLRMALDAARGLNYLHTCTPLIVHRDLKSPNLLVDKNWVVKAEWMAPEILRNEPSNEKCDVYSFGVILWELFTLRQPWGGMNPMQVVGAVGFQHRRLEIPDNMDPAVADIIRKCWQTDPKLRPSFTEIMALLKPLQKPITSKQGT encoded by the exons ATGAAAAAATTTCTGAAGAAACTTCACATAGGTTCCAATCATTCTGAAGATGCAGAGGGTTCTTCCTCATCATCAAAGGGTAGTAATCGGTTGCTTGATGTTTCACCAACTGAAAAGTCTGAGAACAAtcccttttcagcaatttcagGATGGTTGAATTCCGTTACGCATAGGCGTAGTTCTAGTCCTCCCTCCTATTCCGATGTTCCAAGAATTGAAAGAAGGGTAGAAACTTTTGATTCTGTGGATAGTAGTAGCTTGGATGCTGCTTTAGATGCAGTGAGGCACGATTCCGAGTTTGGCAACTCGAGGGATCCTGATGTAGAGGAGGAGTATCAGATTCAGTTGGCTTTGGAATTGAGTGCAAGGGAGGACCCTGAGGCTGTTCAAATTGAAGCTGTAAAGCAGATTAGTTTGGGTTCTTGTCCTCCTGAAAATACACCTGCTGAAGTCGCTGCTTACCGTTATTGG AATTACAATGCTCTTAGCTACGATGACAAGATTCTGGATGGTTTCTTTGACCTACATGGCATTTTGGTTGGATCCACTTCATCAAGAATACCTTCCCTCATTGATCTACAAGGAATGCCAGTGTCCGAAGATACACATTGGGAAGCTATTCTTGTCAATAGAGCGGCAGACACCAAGTTGTTGAGTTTTGAGCAGCAAGCATTGGACATGGCTTTTAAATTGAAGCCCGATTCTGTAAATTTTGTTACCCTCAGTATGGTGCAGAATCTCGCTACTTCAGTTTCTGATTATATGGGAGGCCCTGTTAGTGATCCTGACAAGATGTTGACTGCATGGAGAAATCATAGTTATAGTTTGAAAGCGAACCAAGGGAGCATGGTTATACCTCTTGGTTCTCTAACAATTGGACTGGCTCGTCATCGGGCTTTGCTTTTCAAG ATTCTGGCTGATAGTTTGGACATTCCTTGTTGCTTGGTGAAAGGACAAGAATTTACCGGTTCTGATGAGGTAGCAATGAACATCATAAAAATTGGTGGAAG GGAATATATTGTTGATTTAATGGCGGACCCTGGTACTCTTATTCCATCTGATGCCTTAGGAGCCCATATAGACCGTAAAGGCATTTTTCATGTGGCATCATCCAGTGGCGGGGTAACTAGTTCATTACAAGATCAACCTGAATTTTCAGCAATGCATGAGATATCCAATTTTGGAGAGAATGATTTTACGGAAAAAGAGTCTATGGACAGAGGCGATATTTTATCCTTGGATGTCAAAGGAAAGCAAATGAAAAGTCGGGAAGGGAAACATGGTGGTGCTGACAGGTCAAAAATTCCGTTTGCAGTAGAGACAGGACAGGAGGTCCATAGCAGGACTAATCATCCTTTTCCTCATGCAAGATCTCCTTCTTGGACCGAAGGCATTAGCTCTCCAGCTGCCCAACAAATGAAAGTGAATGATGTTTCACAGTTAATGGTTGATGCCACCAAAGATAATCCGATGCTAGCTCAGAAGCTCCATGATGTTCTACTCGAAAGTGGTGTTGTTGCACCTCAAAACTTGTTCACTCAAATGTACCCAGAGAAATTAGATTTTCCACCAGTGGATATCGAGCCTGTGACACAAGAAAAGGATAAAAAAGTAATTGGTGAGAAACATAGAACTAAGGGTTATAATATCCTCGATCCTGCTTTCCTTCCCCCACTGCCTCATCATGGTTATCGTTCTAGAGGCACTTTGGATAAACCTTTGGATCATCAGTCAAATCTGAAAGAAGCATTTGGACATTGTGCTTCATCAGAATATGAAGTAGACCTTTCAAAGTACAAAAACAATGTCCCTGTTGCTGCAGCAGCGGCCGCCGCCGCCGCAGTTGCGTCATCAATGGTCGTTGCTGTGGCAAATGCTAACAATGATCCAAAGCTTCAACTTCCTGTTGCGACTGCAGCTACAGTCACAGCTGCAGCTGTGGTTGCAACAACTGCAGCTGTTAGTAAGCAGTATGAAATCTTGGAAATGGGCATTCATTCACCAGATAGTCCTGTTGCCATTTTTAAGTCAGTTGAGTGTATAAGAAGTGAAGGGGATGCAAATGCCACTGCTTCTGAAGAAGGAAGCGGTAAACAAGAGCACGAGGGTCGGTTAACTTCAGAGGGTGAAAGAATATCAGATAGGTCAGTGGGTAATGAAAGTTCTAAATCTGATTCGACACTTGATGATGTGGCTGATTTTGAAATTCCATGGGAGGACATCACCTTGGGTGAGCGTATCGGGCTTG GATCTTATGGTGAGGTATATCGTGGAGACTGGCATGGAACT gaagttgctgtcaaaaggTTTCTCGACCAAGATAAAATCGGTGAATCTCTAGAGGAATTTAAAAGTGAG GTCCTattaatgaaaagaatgagaCATCCAAATGTAGTTCTCTTCATGGGAGCAGTTACTCGCCCACCTAATCTTTCAATTGTTACTGAATTTATTCCTAG AGGTAGTTTGTACAGATTAATTCATCGTCCAAACAATCAGCTAGATGAAAGAAGACGGTTGCGAATGGCCCTTGATGCG GCACGAGGATTAAATTATCTGCATACTTGCACCCCGCTGATAGTTCATCGTGATTTAAAGTCGCCAAACCTTCTTGTTGATAAGAACTGGGTTGTCAAG GCAGAATGGATGGCACCAGAAATTCTAAGAAATGAACCATCAAATGAGAA ATGTGATGTTTATAGTTTTGGTGTCATATTGTGGGAGCTTTTCACTTTGCGGCAACCTTGGGGAGGAATGAACCCTATGCAAGTTGTTGGCGCTGTTGGTTTTCAGCATCGACGTCTTGAAATACCAGATAACATGGATCCAGCTGTAGCGGACATAATCAGGAAATGCTGGCAAAC AGATCCGAAGTTAAGACCATCGTTTACCGAAATCATGGCTTTACTTAAGCCTCTTCAAAAGCCTATTACCAGCAAGCAGGGGACCTGA
- the LOC140837473 gene encoding probable serine/threonine-protein kinase SIS8 isoform X1 translates to MKKFLKKLHIGSNHSEDAEGSSSSSKGSNRLLDVSPTEKSENNPFSAISGWLNSVTHRRSSSPPSYSDVPRIERRVETFDSVDSSSLDAALDAVRHDSEFGNSRDPDVEEEYQIQLALELSAREDPEAVQIEAVKQISLGSCPPENTPAEVAAYRYWNYNALSYDDKILDGFFDLHGILVGSTSSRIPSLIDLQGMPVSEDTHWEAILVNRAADTKLLSFEQQALDMAFKLKPDSVNFVTLSMVQNLATSVSDYMGGPVSDPDKMLTAWRNHSYSLKANQGSMVIPLGSLTIGLARHRALLFKILADSLDIPCCLVKGQEFTGSDEVAMNIIKIGGREYIVDLMADPGTLIPSDALGAHIDRKGIFHVASSSGGVTSSLQDQPEFSAMHEISNFGENDFTEKESMDRGDILSLDVKGKQMKSREGKHGGADRSKIPFAVETGQEVHSRTNHPFPHARSPSWTEGISSPAAQQMKVNDVSQLMVDATKDNPMLAQKLHDVLLESGVVAPQNLFTQMYPEKLDFPPVDIEPVTQEKDKKVIGEKHRTKGYNILDPAFLPPLPHHGYRSRGTLDKPLDHQSNLKEAFGHCASSEYEVDLSKYKNNVPVAAAAAAAAAVASSMVVAVANANNDPKLQLPVATAATVTAAAVVATTAAVSKQYEILEMGIHSPDSPVAIFKSVECIRSEGDANATASEEGSGKQEHEGRLTSEGERISDRSVGNESSKSDSTLDDVADFEIPWEDITLGERIGLGSYGEVYRGDWHGTEVAVKRFLDQDKIGESLEEFKSEVLLMKRMRHPNVVLFMGAVTRPPNLSIVTEFIPRGSLYRLIHRPNNQLDERRRLRMALDAARGLNYLHTCTPLIVHRDLKSPNLLVDKNWVVKVCDFGLSRMKYNTYLSSRSTAGTAEWMAPEILRNEPSNEKCDVYSFGVILWELFTLRQPWGGMNPMQVVGAVGFQHRRLEIPDNMDPAVADIIRKCWQTDPKLRPSFTEIMALLKPLQKPITSKQGT, encoded by the exons ATGAAAAAATTTCTGAAGAAACTTCACATAGGTTCCAATCATTCTGAAGATGCAGAGGGTTCTTCCTCATCATCAAAGGGTAGTAATCGGTTGCTTGATGTTTCACCAACTGAAAAGTCTGAGAACAAtcccttttcagcaatttcagGATGGTTGAATTCCGTTACGCATAGGCGTAGTTCTAGTCCTCCCTCCTATTCCGATGTTCCAAGAATTGAAAGAAGGGTAGAAACTTTTGATTCTGTGGATAGTAGTAGCTTGGATGCTGCTTTAGATGCAGTGAGGCACGATTCCGAGTTTGGCAACTCGAGGGATCCTGATGTAGAGGAGGAGTATCAGATTCAGTTGGCTTTGGAATTGAGTGCAAGGGAGGACCCTGAGGCTGTTCAAATTGAAGCTGTAAAGCAGATTAGTTTGGGTTCTTGTCCTCCTGAAAATACACCTGCTGAAGTCGCTGCTTACCGTTATTGG AATTACAATGCTCTTAGCTACGATGACAAGATTCTGGATGGTTTCTTTGACCTACATGGCATTTTGGTTGGATCCACTTCATCAAGAATACCTTCCCTCATTGATCTACAAGGAATGCCAGTGTCCGAAGATACACATTGGGAAGCTATTCTTGTCAATAGAGCGGCAGACACCAAGTTGTTGAGTTTTGAGCAGCAAGCATTGGACATGGCTTTTAAATTGAAGCCCGATTCTGTAAATTTTGTTACCCTCAGTATGGTGCAGAATCTCGCTACTTCAGTTTCTGATTATATGGGAGGCCCTGTTAGTGATCCTGACAAGATGTTGACTGCATGGAGAAATCATAGTTATAGTTTGAAAGCGAACCAAGGGAGCATGGTTATACCTCTTGGTTCTCTAACAATTGGACTGGCTCGTCATCGGGCTTTGCTTTTCAAG ATTCTGGCTGATAGTTTGGACATTCCTTGTTGCTTGGTGAAAGGACAAGAATTTACCGGTTCTGATGAGGTAGCAATGAACATCATAAAAATTGGTGGAAG GGAATATATTGTTGATTTAATGGCGGACCCTGGTACTCTTATTCCATCTGATGCCTTAGGAGCCCATATAGACCGTAAAGGCATTTTTCATGTGGCATCATCCAGTGGCGGGGTAACTAGTTCATTACAAGATCAACCTGAATTTTCAGCAATGCATGAGATATCCAATTTTGGAGAGAATGATTTTACGGAAAAAGAGTCTATGGACAGAGGCGATATTTTATCCTTGGATGTCAAAGGAAAGCAAATGAAAAGTCGGGAAGGGAAACATGGTGGTGCTGACAGGTCAAAAATTCCGTTTGCAGTAGAGACAGGACAGGAGGTCCATAGCAGGACTAATCATCCTTTTCCTCATGCAAGATCTCCTTCTTGGACCGAAGGCATTAGCTCTCCAGCTGCCCAACAAATGAAAGTGAATGATGTTTCACAGTTAATGGTTGATGCCACCAAAGATAATCCGATGCTAGCTCAGAAGCTCCATGATGTTCTACTCGAAAGTGGTGTTGTTGCACCTCAAAACTTGTTCACTCAAATGTACCCAGAGAAATTAGATTTTCCACCAGTGGATATCGAGCCTGTGACACAAGAAAAGGATAAAAAAGTAATTGGTGAGAAACATAGAACTAAGGGTTATAATATCCTCGATCCTGCTTTCCTTCCCCCACTGCCTCATCATGGTTATCGTTCTAGAGGCACTTTGGATAAACCTTTGGATCATCAGTCAAATCTGAAAGAAGCATTTGGACATTGTGCTTCATCAGAATATGAAGTAGACCTTTCAAAGTACAAAAACAATGTCCCTGTTGCTGCAGCAGCGGCCGCCGCCGCCGCAGTTGCGTCATCAATGGTCGTTGCTGTGGCAAATGCTAACAATGATCCAAAGCTTCAACTTCCTGTTGCGACTGCAGCTACAGTCACAGCTGCAGCTGTGGTTGCAACAACTGCAGCTGTTAGTAAGCAGTATGAAATCTTGGAAATGGGCATTCATTCACCAGATAGTCCTGTTGCCATTTTTAAGTCAGTTGAGTGTATAAGAAGTGAAGGGGATGCAAATGCCACTGCTTCTGAAGAAGGAAGCGGTAAACAAGAGCACGAGGGTCGGTTAACTTCAGAGGGTGAAAGAATATCAGATAGGTCAGTGGGTAATGAAAGTTCTAAATCTGATTCGACACTTGATGATGTGGCTGATTTTGAAATTCCATGGGAGGACATCACCTTGGGTGAGCGTATCGGGCTTG GATCTTATGGTGAGGTATATCGTGGAGACTGGCATGGAACT gaagttgctgtcaaaaggTTTCTCGACCAAGATAAAATCGGTGAATCTCTAGAGGAATTTAAAAGTGAG GTCCTattaatgaaaagaatgagaCATCCAAATGTAGTTCTCTTCATGGGAGCAGTTACTCGCCCACCTAATCTTTCAATTGTTACTGAATTTATTCCTAG AGGTAGTTTGTACAGATTAATTCATCGTCCAAACAATCAGCTAGATGAAAGAAGACGGTTGCGAATGGCCCTTGATGCG GCACGAGGATTAAATTATCTGCATACTTGCACCCCGCTGATAGTTCATCGTGATTTAAAGTCGCCAAACCTTCTTGTTGATAAGAACTGGGTTGTCAAG GTATGTGATTTTGGACTATCAAGAATGAAATACAACACGTATCTTTCTTCAAGGTCCACGGCTGGGACG GCAGAATGGATGGCACCAGAAATTCTAAGAAATGAACCATCAAATGAGAA ATGTGATGTTTATAGTTTTGGTGTCATATTGTGGGAGCTTTTCACTTTGCGGCAACCTTGGGGAGGAATGAACCCTATGCAAGTTGTTGGCGCTGTTGGTTTTCAGCATCGACGTCTTGAAATACCAGATAACATGGATCCAGCTGTAGCGGACATAATCAGGAAATGCTGGCAAAC AGATCCGAAGTTAAGACCATCGTTTACCGAAATCATGGCTTTACTTAAGCCTCTTCAAAAGCCTATTACCAGCAAGCAGGGGACCTGA
- the LOC140837473 gene encoding probable serine/threonine-protein kinase SIS8 isoform X2, translating to MKKFLKKLHIGSNHSEDAEGSSSSSKGSNRLLDVSPTEKSENNPFSAISGWLNSVTHRRSSSPPSYSDVPRIERRVETFDSVDSSSLDAALDAVRHDSEFGNSRDPDVEEEYQIQLALELSAREDPEAVQIEAVKQISLGSCPPENTPAEVAAYRYWNYNALSYDDKILDGFFDLHGILVGSTSSRIPSLIDLQGMPVSEDTHWEAILVNRAADTKLLSFEQQALDMAFKLKPDSVNFVTLSMVQNLATSVSDYMGGPVSDPDKMLTAWRNHSYSLKANQGSMVIPLGSLTIGLARHRALLFKILADSLDIPCCLVKGQEFTGSDEVAMNIIKIGGREYIVDLMADPGTLIPSDALGAHIDRKGIFHVASSSGGVTSSLQDQPEFSAMHEISNFGENDFTEKESMDRGDILSLDVKGKQMKSREGKHGGADRSKIPFAVETGQEVHSRTNHPFPHARSPSWTEGISSPAAQQMKVNDVSQLMVDATKDNPMLAQKLHDVLLESGVVAPQNLFTQMYPEKLDFPPVDIEPVTQEKDKKVIGEKHRTKGYNILDPAFLPPLPHHGYRSRGTLDKPLDHQSNLKEAFGHCASSEYEVDLSKYKNNVPVAAAAAAAAAVASSMVVAVANANNDPKLQLPVATAATVTAAAVVATTAAVSKQYEILEMGIHSPDSPVAIFKSVECIRSEGDANATASEEGSGKQEHEGRLTSEGERISDRSVGNESSKSDSTLDDVADFEIPWEDITLGSYGEVYRGDWHGTEVAVKRFLDQDKIGESLEEFKSEVLLMKRMRHPNVVLFMGAVTRPPNLSIVTEFIPRGSLYRLIHRPNNQLDERRRLRMALDAARGLNYLHTCTPLIVHRDLKSPNLLVDKNWVVKVCDFGLSRMKYNTYLSSRSTAGTAEWMAPEILRNEPSNEKCDVYSFGVILWELFTLRQPWGGMNPMQVVGAVGFQHRRLEIPDNMDPAVADIIRKCWQTDPKLRPSFTEIMALLKPLQKPITSKQGT from the exons ATGAAAAAATTTCTGAAGAAACTTCACATAGGTTCCAATCATTCTGAAGATGCAGAGGGTTCTTCCTCATCATCAAAGGGTAGTAATCGGTTGCTTGATGTTTCACCAACTGAAAAGTCTGAGAACAAtcccttttcagcaatttcagGATGGTTGAATTCCGTTACGCATAGGCGTAGTTCTAGTCCTCCCTCCTATTCCGATGTTCCAAGAATTGAAAGAAGGGTAGAAACTTTTGATTCTGTGGATAGTAGTAGCTTGGATGCTGCTTTAGATGCAGTGAGGCACGATTCCGAGTTTGGCAACTCGAGGGATCCTGATGTAGAGGAGGAGTATCAGATTCAGTTGGCTTTGGAATTGAGTGCAAGGGAGGACCCTGAGGCTGTTCAAATTGAAGCTGTAAAGCAGATTAGTTTGGGTTCTTGTCCTCCTGAAAATACACCTGCTGAAGTCGCTGCTTACCGTTATTGG AATTACAATGCTCTTAGCTACGATGACAAGATTCTGGATGGTTTCTTTGACCTACATGGCATTTTGGTTGGATCCACTTCATCAAGAATACCTTCCCTCATTGATCTACAAGGAATGCCAGTGTCCGAAGATACACATTGGGAAGCTATTCTTGTCAATAGAGCGGCAGACACCAAGTTGTTGAGTTTTGAGCAGCAAGCATTGGACATGGCTTTTAAATTGAAGCCCGATTCTGTAAATTTTGTTACCCTCAGTATGGTGCAGAATCTCGCTACTTCAGTTTCTGATTATATGGGAGGCCCTGTTAGTGATCCTGACAAGATGTTGACTGCATGGAGAAATCATAGTTATAGTTTGAAAGCGAACCAAGGGAGCATGGTTATACCTCTTGGTTCTCTAACAATTGGACTGGCTCGTCATCGGGCTTTGCTTTTCAAG ATTCTGGCTGATAGTTTGGACATTCCTTGTTGCTTGGTGAAAGGACAAGAATTTACCGGTTCTGATGAGGTAGCAATGAACATCATAAAAATTGGTGGAAG GGAATATATTGTTGATTTAATGGCGGACCCTGGTACTCTTATTCCATCTGATGCCTTAGGAGCCCATATAGACCGTAAAGGCATTTTTCATGTGGCATCATCCAGTGGCGGGGTAACTAGTTCATTACAAGATCAACCTGAATTTTCAGCAATGCATGAGATATCCAATTTTGGAGAGAATGATTTTACGGAAAAAGAGTCTATGGACAGAGGCGATATTTTATCCTTGGATGTCAAAGGAAAGCAAATGAAAAGTCGGGAAGGGAAACATGGTGGTGCTGACAGGTCAAAAATTCCGTTTGCAGTAGAGACAGGACAGGAGGTCCATAGCAGGACTAATCATCCTTTTCCTCATGCAAGATCTCCTTCTTGGACCGAAGGCATTAGCTCTCCAGCTGCCCAACAAATGAAAGTGAATGATGTTTCACAGTTAATGGTTGATGCCACCAAAGATAATCCGATGCTAGCTCAGAAGCTCCATGATGTTCTACTCGAAAGTGGTGTTGTTGCACCTCAAAACTTGTTCACTCAAATGTACCCAGAGAAATTAGATTTTCCACCAGTGGATATCGAGCCTGTGACACAAGAAAAGGATAAAAAAGTAATTGGTGAGAAACATAGAACTAAGGGTTATAATATCCTCGATCCTGCTTTCCTTCCCCCACTGCCTCATCATGGTTATCGTTCTAGAGGCACTTTGGATAAACCTTTGGATCATCAGTCAAATCTGAAAGAAGCATTTGGACATTGTGCTTCATCAGAATATGAAGTAGACCTTTCAAAGTACAAAAACAATGTCCCTGTTGCTGCAGCAGCGGCCGCCGCCGCCGCAGTTGCGTCATCAATGGTCGTTGCTGTGGCAAATGCTAACAATGATCCAAAGCTTCAACTTCCTGTTGCGACTGCAGCTACAGTCACAGCTGCAGCTGTGGTTGCAACAACTGCAGCTGTTAGTAAGCAGTATGAAATCTTGGAAATGGGCATTCATTCACCAGATAGTCCTGTTGCCATTTTTAAGTCAGTTGAGTGTATAAGAAGTGAAGGGGATGCAAATGCCACTGCTTCTGAAGAAGGAAGCGGTAAACAAGAGCACGAGGGTCGGTTAACTTCAGAGGGTGAAAGAATATCAGATAGGTCAGTGGGTAATGAAAGTTCTAAATCTGATTCGACACTTGATGATGTGGCTGATTTTGAAATTCCATGGGAGGACATCACCTTGG GATCTTATGGTGAGGTATATCGTGGAGACTGGCATGGAACT gaagttgctgtcaaaaggTTTCTCGACCAAGATAAAATCGGTGAATCTCTAGAGGAATTTAAAAGTGAG GTCCTattaatgaaaagaatgagaCATCCAAATGTAGTTCTCTTCATGGGAGCAGTTACTCGCCCACCTAATCTTTCAATTGTTACTGAATTTATTCCTAG AGGTAGTTTGTACAGATTAATTCATCGTCCAAACAATCAGCTAGATGAAAGAAGACGGTTGCGAATGGCCCTTGATGCG GCACGAGGATTAAATTATCTGCATACTTGCACCCCGCTGATAGTTCATCGTGATTTAAAGTCGCCAAACCTTCTTGTTGATAAGAACTGGGTTGTCAAG GTATGTGATTTTGGACTATCAAGAATGAAATACAACACGTATCTTTCTTCAAGGTCCACGGCTGGGACG GCAGAATGGATGGCACCAGAAATTCTAAGAAATGAACCATCAAATGAGAA ATGTGATGTTTATAGTTTTGGTGTCATATTGTGGGAGCTTTTCACTTTGCGGCAACCTTGGGGAGGAATGAACCCTATGCAAGTTGTTGGCGCTGTTGGTTTTCAGCATCGACGTCTTGAAATACCAGATAACATGGATCCAGCTGTAGCGGACATAATCAGGAAATGCTGGCAAAC AGATCCGAAGTTAAGACCATCGTTTACCGAAATCATGGCTTTACTTAAGCCTCTTCAAAAGCCTATTACCAGCAAGCAGGGGACCTGA